The proteins below are encoded in one region of Verrucomicrobiia bacterium:
- a CDS encoding glycosyltransferase family 2 protein, whose translation MSGRPTFTLFMPTMNEVEGMKAMMPRVNKAWVDEILVVDGGSRDGTLEYAEAEGYRIAHQTKTKGIMGAYMEGLPHVKTDVVIAFSPDGNSLPERIPALVEKMKEGYDMVIVSRYLDGAKSEDDDPVTAFGNWMFTTMINVAFGGHYTDSLVMFRAWVKDSLGSISRVEFPRAGFEPLMSIRCAKEKRKVTEIPGDEPKRIGSARKMDPLKNGMDILRLIAAEKMARGRRP comes from the coding sequence ATGAGCGGCCGGCCGACGTTCACGCTTTTCATGCCGACGATGAACGAAGTCGAGGGCATGAAGGCCATGATGCCGCGCGTGAATAAAGCCTGGGTGGACGAGATTCTGGTCGTGGACGGCGGCTCCAGGGACGGCACGCTGGAATACGCCGAGGCGGAAGGCTACCGCATCGCGCATCAGACCAAGACCAAAGGCATCATGGGTGCTTACATGGAAGGCCTGCCGCACGTCAAAACTGACGTGGTGATCGCGTTCAGCCCGGACGGCAATTCGCTTCCCGAGCGCATCCCCGCGCTTGTCGAAAAAATGAAAGAAGGCTACGACATGGTGATCGTGTCCCGGTATCTCGACGGCGCTAAAAGCGAGGACGATGATCCGGTGACGGCGTTCGGCAACTGGATGTTCACGACCATGATCAATGTCGCGTTCGGCGGTCATTATACGGATTCGCTCGTCATGTTCCGCGCGTGGGTCAAAGATTCCCTGGGTTCGATTTCGCGCGTGGAATTCCCGCGCGCCGGATTCGAGCCGCTCATGTCCATCCGCTGCGCCAAGGAAAAAAGAAAAGTCACGGAAATCCCGGGCGATGAGCCCAAGAGAATCGGCAGCGCGCGGAAAATGGACCCGCTGAAAAACGGCATGGACATCCTTCGCCTCATCGCGGCCGAAAAAATGGCGCGGGGACGGCGTCCATGA
- a CDS encoding glycosyltransferase family 2 protein has protein sequence MKVTLLLPTLNEVEGMKAVLPRIRREWVDEIFVVDGGSTDGTMEYAKEQGCRVLRQTRKGVPGAYRDALEHIDSDIIITFSPDGNSVPEKIPELIAKMKEGYDMVVVSRYMPGAKSEDDDPVTAFGNWMFTKMINILFGGNSTDSLVIFRAWKADLVKKAIEVPPRAGYELYTTIYCAKHKLKTADIPGDEPKRIGGERKMNPLKNGLAVLGLILSEKFCPHRGKHE, from the coding sequence ATGAAAGTCACCCTCCTCCTGCCGACTCTGAACGAGGTCGAAGGCATGAAGGCCGTGCTGCCCCGCATCCGCCGTGAATGGGTGGACGAGATCTTCGTCGTGGACGGCGGTTCCACCGACGGCACGATGGAATACGCGAAGGAACAGGGATGCCGCGTATTGCGTCAGACACGCAAAGGCGTGCCCGGCGCATACCGCGACGCGCTGGAACACATCGACAGCGATATCATCATCACCTTCAGCCCTGACGGCAATTCGGTCCCGGAAAAAATCCCGGAGCTGATCGCCAAGATGAAAGAGGGCTACGACATGGTCGTTGTCTCGCGCTACATGCCGGGAGCGAAAAGCGAGGACGACGATCCGGTGACGGCCTTCGGCAACTGGATGTTCACAAAAATGATCAACATCCTGTTCGGCGGAAATTCCACGGATTCGCTGGTCATCTTCCGCGCCTGGAAAGCGGACCTGGTCAAAAAGGCGATCGAAGTGCCGCCGCGCGCGGGCTACGAATTGTACACGACGATCTACTGCGCCAAGCACAAACTGAAGACCGCGGACATCCCCGGCGACGAGCCCAAACGCATTGGCGGCGAGCGCAAGATGAACCCGCTGAAGAACGGCCTCGCGGTCCTGGGGCTCATCCTTTCCGAAAAGTTCTGCCCTCACCGGGGGAAACATGAGTAA
- a CDS encoding NAD-dependent epimerase/dehydratase family protein yields the protein MSKKKLLLCGATGFIGRNILESLIRSDAYEITAVHHKKNPPDTLAKEKKIKWVQADLTQAGDVARVIPGQEILVQAAATTSGARDIVTKPFYHVTDNAVMNSLLFRSAYENKLKHVVFFSCTTMYMPQDSPVKEEDFKGEMIDKYFGVGWTKVYIEKMCEFYARLGPAKYIAIRHSNIYGPHDKYDLERSHVFGATVAKVMAAKDRVEVWGDGSDERDLLHVDDLVDFVELALEKQDKPFELLNLGSGVSVSVKQLVEAIIRASGKKLDVHYDLSKPSIGFKLKINLDRTRKNFGWKARLGLDEGIRKTLEWYRANYKPEPAV from the coding sequence ATGAGTAAGAAGAAGCTGCTGCTTTGCGGCGCCACGGGATTCATCGGCCGCAACATCCTGGAATCGCTTATCCGCAGTGACGCTTACGAGATTACCGCGGTCCATCATAAAAAGAATCCCCCTGACACGCTTGCGAAGGAAAAGAAGATAAAATGGGTCCAGGCCGATCTCACGCAGGCCGGCGACGTCGCCCGCGTCATCCCGGGCCAGGAAATCCTGGTGCAGGCCGCGGCCACGACTTCCGGCGCGAGGGACATCGTGACGAAGCCCTTTTATCACGTCACGGACAACGCGGTCATGAATTCGCTGCTTTTCCGCAGCGCGTACGAGAACAAGCTGAAGCACGTGGTGTTTTTCAGCTGCACGACCATGTACATGCCGCAGGACTCGCCGGTGAAGGAAGAGGATTTCAAAGGCGAGATGATCGACAAGTATTTCGGCGTGGGCTGGACGAAAGTCTACATCGAGAAGATGTGCGAGTTTTACGCGCGCCTGGGGCCGGCGAAATACATCGCGATCCGGCATTCGAATATTTACGGCCCGCACGACAAATACGATCTCGAGCGCTCGCATGTGTTCGGCGCGACGGTCGCTAAGGTCATGGCCGCGAAAGACAGAGTGGAAGTGTGGGGCGACGGCTCGGACGAGCGGGACCTGCTCCACGTGGATGATCTCGTGGATTTCGTGGAGCTCGCGCTGGAAAAGCAGGACAAGCCCTTCGAGCTTTTGAATCTGGGCTCGGGCGTTTCGGTTTCGGTGAAGCAGCTTGTGGAAGCCATCATCCGCGCGTCCGGAAAGAAGCTGGACGTTCATTACGATTTGTCGAAGCCGAGCATCGGCTTCAAGCTCAAGATCAATCTCGACAGGACGCGGAAAAATTTTGGCTGGAAGGCTCGCTTGGGGCTCGACGAGGGCATCCGGAAAACGCTTGAATGGTACCGTGCGAATTATAAGCCTGAGCCGGCGGTTTGA
- a CDS encoding nucleotidyltransferase family protein produces the protein MEAIILAGGLGTRLGALTRDVPKPMVPVKGRPFLEYLMDYWRGQGITGFVLSVGYKSEVVQSHFGASYKGAPVRYSVEKEPLGTGGGLLQALRICSGKGPVLALNGDTFFAAGLKPLADLYGKAKADLVMALFEVASRDRYEGVALEASGRIKKFIRREDKQLCQFANGGVYLINPALAQGAPEGKASLENELLPAWLSQKKAVYGAAAHGTFIDIGTPEDYARAEQVLARGQV, from the coding sequence ATGGAAGCGATTATCCTCGCCGGTGGGCTCGGTACGCGCCTCGGCGCGTTGACGCGGGACGTTCCCAAGCCCATGGTGCCGGTGAAGGGCCGGCCGTTCCTGGAATACCTGATGGATTACTGGCGCGGGCAGGGCATCACAGGCTTTGTGCTGTCGGTGGGTTATAAGTCCGAAGTCGTGCAGTCCCATTTCGGCGCAAGTTACAAAGGCGCGCCCGTGCGGTACAGCGTGGAAAAAGAGCCTCTCGGTACTGGCGGTGGTTTGCTTCAGGCCCTGCGCATTTGTTCGGGCAAAGGGCCGGTGCTGGCGCTGAACGGCGATACTTTTTTTGCCGCCGGATTAAAGCCGCTGGCGGATTTGTACGGCAAAGCCAAGGCGGATCTGGTCATGGCGCTTTTTGAAGTGGCATCGCGTGACCGTTACGAAGGCGTCGCGCTCGAAGCCTCGGGCCGCATCAAAAAATTTATCCGGCGCGAAGACAAACAGCTTTGCCAGTTCGCCAACGGCGGCGTTTATCTGATCAATCCAGCGCTGGCGCAAGGCGCGCCGGAAGGGAAGGCGTCGCTGGAAAACGAATTGCTGCCCGCGTGGCTTTCGCAGAAAAAAGCCGTTTACGGCGCGGCGGCGCATGGAACCTTTATTGACATCGGAACGCCCGAGGATTACGCTCGGGCCGAACAAGTGCTGGCCCGGGGACAGGTCTAA